In Methanococcoides sp. LMO-2, a single window of DNA contains:
- a CDS encoding DUF6951 family protein: MTDVTVNSTICDFVHEIHGELKGDKIIIDIESPCEKIQQMSHLEVPMMEILDIKDNYVMVKAQEAKCSSNCLVPCGILNVCRIEAGFLARSLAQRSGPMCIEFK; encoded by the coding sequence ATGACAGATGTAACAGTAAATTCAACAATATGTGACTTTGTTCATGAAATCCACGGGGAACTCAAAGGGGATAAAATAATAATTGATATCGAATCCCCCTGTGAAAAAATACAGCAGATGTCACACCTGGAAGTTCCAATGATGGAAATACTCGACATTAAAGACAACTACGTAATGGTAAAGGCCCAGGAAGCAAAATGCTCTTCAAACTGTCTTGTTCCATGCGGTATTCTTAATGTATGCAGGATCGAAGCCGGCTTCCTGGCAAGATCCCTGGCTCAAAGATCAGGTCCGATGTGTATCGAGTTCAAATGA
- the phoU gene encoding phosphate signaling complex protein PhoU, with the protein MVRERYIERLDYLRSEIEEMGKVSQEMLAISIKALETLDIELAEKVIEMDTAVDNYEYDVEKATAHLLALQQPMAGDLRLITASYKIAIDLERMSDFAVNIAELVKKIEGEHTIQLSEITTIASITEDMIANCIKAYAESDAELAKATAAEDEKVDKLFYSTWEKMVNMMIDDAILIPNAVDLIFVLRYLERIADHACNICESVVYMVTNQRPNLN; encoded by the coding sequence ATGGTGAGAGAAAGATACATTGAAAGACTTGATTATTTGAGATCAGAGATAGAAGAGATGGGAAAAGTATCACAGGAAATGCTGGCCATTTCGATAAAGGCACTGGAAACCCTTGATATAGAACTCGCCGAAAAGGTCATTGAGATGGATACAGCCGTCGACAATTACGAATACGACGTTGAGAAAGCCACAGCACACCTGTTAGCCCTCCAGCAACCAATGGCTGGTGATCTCCGGTTGATCACAGCTTCTTACAAGATCGCCATTGACCTTGAGAGAATGAGCGATTTTGCGGTGAACATTGCAGAGCTTGTCAAGAAGATCGAAGGCGAACATACGATCCAGCTATCCGAAATTACTACCATTGCATCCATCACCGAGGATATGATCGCTAATTGTATCAAAGCCTACGCAGAATCAGATGCAGAACTTGCAAAAGCGACCGCTGCAGAGGATGAGAAAGTCGATAAGCTCTTCTACTCCACATGGGAAAAGATGGTTAATATGATGATCGATGATGCGATCCTTATTCCAAATGCAGTGGACCTTATATTCGTTTTAAGGTATCTGGAGCGTATTGCAGACCACGCATGCAACATCTGTGAAAGCGTCGTATATATGGTCACTAACCAGAGACCGAACCTTAATTGA
- a CDS encoding DUF1614 domain-containing protein, with amino-acid sequence MFLIFGIMLIPMAVLFFQQELSLGIIPSYPLFILLVLMLVGANIEIPVSSFKSRKPQSLDRDAMILEEIYSVPLVKDVSSSMKLAFNTVVTLNLGGFIIPFIMMLFLIVFQPDFVGLEIMLIMIVAATLLSDFVNGIGVVMPDYIGLIAVPFALIFAPENAAAVTFVAGVGGILLGNLTGLVMVDRENNGSAFINLGGVGSFKAIYVTTIVAALISWFM; translated from the coding sequence ATGTTTTTGATCTTTGGAATAATGCTTATACCCATGGCGGTCCTGTTCTTCCAGCAAGAACTATCACTGGGGATAATACCCTCTTATCCGTTGTTCATCCTGCTTGTCCTCATGCTTGTTGGCGCTAACATTGAGATACCTGTCAGCTCTTTCAAGTCAAGGAAACCACAGTCTCTCGACAGGGATGCAATGATACTGGAAGAGATATATTCCGTGCCTCTTGTAAAGGATGTCTCATCCAGCATGAAACTGGCATTCAATACAGTTGTGACCCTCAACCTTGGCGGGTTCATAATTCCTTTTATTATGATGCTGTTCCTGATCGTATTCCAGCCTGATTTCGTAGGACTTGAGATCATGCTTATCATGATCGTGGCCGCAACACTACTCTCTGATTTTGTCAATGGTATCGGCGTGGTCATGCCCGATTACATAGGACTGATAGCAGTTCCTTTCGCACTAATATTCGCACCTGAGAACGCGGCTGCTGTGACATTCGTGGCCGGTGTTGGAGGAATCCTTCTCGGGAATCTCACAGGGCTCGTTATGGTGGACAGGGAAAATAATGGAAGTGCTTTCATCAACCTTGGAGGGGTTGGAAGCTTTAAGGCGATATATGTAACAACGATTGTTGCAGCTTTAATATCCTGGTTCATGTGA
- a CDS encoding PstS family phosphate ABC transporter substrate-binding protein, giving the protein MFKKSMSYMITLLLVTSLALFGAGCVGNDAADSGSDGEMQSIQIKGSDTVLPLAQAEAEIFMMEYPDKTVSIIGGGSGVGIAALIDDEVDIAMASRAMKEAEIENAQANGVDPIQLTIAWDGISVVVNPENPVSALTYEQLEAIYVGDISNWNEVGGEDREIVVLSRDSSSGTYEYFKEEVMEGNEYRADALINPSTGAIIQTVSQNPNAIGYVGVAYLDRTTKPLAVDKGDGAEEPTSENILAGTYPLARPLYFYTDGEPTGLALEFVEFISSETGEAMVFEVGYFPA; this is encoded by the coding sequence ATGTTCAAGAAATCAATGTCATATATGATCACGCTTTTGCTGGTCACTTCACTTGCTCTTTTCGGAGCAGGGTGTGTAGGCAATGACGCTGCCGATTCCGGCAGTGATGGAGAAATGCAATCAATTCAGATCAAGGGATCTGACACAGTTCTTCCGCTTGCACAAGCTGAAGCCGAAATTTTCATGATGGAGTACCCTGACAAGACCGTCTCTATTATCGGTGGAGGATCAGGTGTCGGTATTGCAGCACTCATTGACGACGAAGTTGACATCGCAATGGCATCAAGAGCAATGAAAGAAGCAGAGATCGAGAATGCACAGGCAAATGGTGTCGATCCGATCCAGCTTACAATTGCATGGGACGGTATCTCAGTTGTTGTAAATCCTGAGAACCCGGTATCTGCTCTGACATACGAGCAGCTCGAAGCGATCTATGTAGGAGATATCTCAAACTGGAATGAAGTTGGCGGCGAAGACAGGGAAATAGTAGTTCTTTCACGTGACAGCAGTTCCGGTACCTACGAGTACTTCAAGGAAGAAGTGATGGAAGGAAATGAGTACAGAGCTGATGCACTGATCAACCCATCAACCGGAGCAATCATCCAGACCGTTTCACAGAACCCGAACGCTATCGGATATGTCGGTGTTGCTTACCTTGACAGGACCACAAAGCCACTTGCAGTCGACAAGGGAGACGGTGCTGAAGAACCTACATCCGAGAACATTCTCGCAGGCACATACCCGCTTGCAAGACCACTTTACTTCTACACAGATGGTGAACCAACCGGCCTTGCACTTGAGTTCGTCGAGTTCATCTCAAGCGAGACAGGAGAAGCAATGGTCTTTGAAGTAGGGTACTTCCCTGCTTAA
- a CDS encoding DUF4386 domain-containing protein, which translates to MSENRKTARIVGLLFITATVAYSLSVILLDPILGASDYLTSVSENENQMVIGSFLVLIDAVAVAGIGIMIYPILKKQNEALALGYAGARIAEGVLFTINVIAILTLLALGQEFLKAGTPVASYYQTFGTILLAAGDLAFLFGFAVAFTISALILNYLLYRSRLVPRWLSGWGFIGVALLWVYYLLEPFNIDLLGILFIPIAVQEMVFALWLVVKGFDSSAIASASAK; encoded by the coding sequence ATGAGCGAAAACAGAAAGACCGCAAGAATTGTAGGATTATTGTTTATAACTGCAACAGTTGCCTACTCACTTAGTGTTATTTTATTGGACCCTATTCTGGGGGCTTCCGATTATCTTACCAGTGTTTCTGAAAATGAAAACCAGATGGTGATAGGATCGTTCCTTGTTTTGATCGATGCCGTTGCAGTTGCTGGTATTGGAATCATGATATATCCAATCCTAAAAAAGCAGAATGAAGCTTTAGCTCTTGGTTACGCTGGTGCCAGGATCGCGGAGGGCGTGCTTTTTACTATTAATGTGATCGCTATACTAACACTATTGGCATTAGGTCAGGAATTTTTAAAAGCAGGAACTCCGGTTGCTTCCTATTATCAAACCTTTGGCACGATATTACTGGCAGCAGGTGATCTGGCCTTTTTGTTTGGGTTTGCAGTTGCTTTTACCATATCTGCCCTGATCCTGAACTATTTATTGTATCGATCAAGGCTCGTTCCCAGATGGTTATCAGGCTGGGGCTTTATTGGAGTTGCATTGCTGTGGGTATATTATCTTTTGGAGCCTTTCAATATCGATCTACTTGGTATTCTATTTATTCCAATTGCCGTGCAGGAAATGGTTTTTGCATTATGGCTTGTCGTCAAAGGATTTGATTCATCTGCGATTGCTTCTGCATCTGCAAAATGA
- a CDS encoding endonuclease V, whose product MDEWLEPNSHSPEFLRTIQSRIAASVSTEDEFGELETIAGSDCAFLGDRIICGVVLLEYDTMDVIEKTHVVQRINFPYIPTYLTFREGKPIVDALSELGKKPDLLMVDGCGINHPRKAGLATHIGVVMDMPTIGIAKNILCGEADRPDVGEAKPLLYHGDQIGWLLKTNKRSNPIVVAPGHRISVDTCLEVTRKCLRGYKLPEPTRLAHMYVNEIKRDMLEDGHEVLAEL is encoded by the coding sequence ATGGATGAATGGCTGGAACCAAATTCACACTCTCCTGAATTCCTTAGGACTATACAGTCCAGAATAGCAGCTTCTGTGAGCACGGAGGACGAATTCGGTGAACTGGAAACAATAGCAGGATCAGATTGTGCTTTCCTTGGAGATCGTATCATCTGTGGAGTGGTCCTTCTTGAGTATGACACGATGGATGTCATTGAAAAGACACATGTGGTCCAAAGGATCAACTTTCCTTACATACCAACATACCTCACATTCAGAGAGGGAAAACCGATTGTTGATGCTCTTTCAGAACTCGGGAAAAAACCCGATCTCCTTATGGTCGATGGTTGCGGGATCAACCACCCGAGAAAAGCTGGCCTTGCTACCCACATAGGCGTCGTAATGGACATGCCTACCATAGGGATTGCGAAGAACATCCTTTGTGGTGAGGCTGACAGGCCGGATGTAGGAGAAGCAAAACCGCTGTTATATCATGGTGATCAGATAGGATGGCTCCTGAAAACGAACAAACGGAGTAATCCCATTGTGGTTGCACCAGGTCACCGGATATCCGTGGACACCTGTCTTGAGGTTACCAGAAAATGCCTGAGGGGTTACAAACTGCCGGAACCTACAAGGCTGGCTCACATGTATGTCAATGAGATCAAAAGGGATATGTTAGAGGATGGTCATGAAGTATTGGCAGAGTTGTAA
- a CDS encoding RAD55 family ATPase → MARNKFPVHTTLSSDAVKILERYEKELGAKNLVLEKALMSLDSSKFKSKIDTNNIDKAIKRINTGVVGLDDMLEGGVPEGFSVVVTGPPGTGKTTLCMQFLMEGVRNDEKCLFFSFEERIQQLIQHFMRFGWDIGKHIDDGYLEIFGMSPLSFEEIGEIIDAYKPKRIVFDSLNIVTDPSEFRKSLSWRTLHKQLKAKNITSFLITEKEHGIETKSYDTYDFLGDGIIFLDQIQANEVEPNLTPVMAVRKMRATRVDTSPQPFRFTDKGISKYRTVNLTASKLQERMNMHQSASSHEPGY, encoded by the coding sequence ATGGCACGAAACAAGTTCCCTGTTCACACAACATTAAGTTCTGACGCTGTTAAGATACTTGAAAGGTATGAAAAGGAACTTGGAGCCAAGAACCTTGTACTTGAAAAGGCACTGATGTCCCTTGACAGTAGCAAGTTCAAATCCAAGATAGATACGAACAATATAGACAAGGCTATCAAAAGGATCAATACCGGTGTAGTAGGTCTTGACGACATGCTCGAAGGTGGGGTTCCCGAGGGATTCAGCGTTGTAGTCACCGGTCCGCCGGGTACAGGCAAGACCACGCTTTGCATGCAGTTCCTGATGGAAGGCGTCAGGAACGATGAGAAATGTCTCTTTTTCTCCTTTGAAGAAAGGATTCAGCAACTGATACAGCATTTCATGCGTTTTGGCTGGGATATCGGCAAGCACATTGATGATGGCTATCTTGAGATATTTGGGATGTCACCACTGTCGTTTGAAGAGATCGGCGAGATAATTGATGCATACAAGCCAAAGAGGATCGTTTTTGATTCCCTGAACATTGTAACCGACCCGTCGGAGTTCAGGAAATCCCTGTCGTGGCGTACATTGCATAAGCAGCTTAAGGCAAAGAACATCACTTCATTCCTTATTACTGAAAAAGAGCATGGTATTGAGACAAAATCATATGATACATATGATTTCCTGGGTGATGGTATTATCTTCCTTGACCAGATTCAGGCAAATGAGGTGGAGCCAAACCTTACCCCTGTGATGGCCGTCCGGAAGATGAGAGCCACACGTGTGGATACTTCGCCACAGCCTTTCAGATTCACTGACAAGGGTATTTCAAAGTACAGGACGGTAAACCTGACAGCCAGTAAACTTCAGGAAAGAATGAACATGCACCAGAGTGCATCTTCACATGAACCAGGATATTAA
- a CDS encoding metallophosphoesterase: MKIIILSDTHIKAGMSLIEKLPDDLVTIMRNSDILIHAGDFETMECYNELASLGNLVAVRGDTDVPEIMELLPERKVIEVEGLKVGVIHRGQLTSDNPDGLRYLAKEMGVDVLIFGHFHHPIIEDYEVLLLSPGSPTVPGVAEPSAIELEIVEGKVTGRVIRCDEDVCRYFEYEKK; the protein is encoded by the coding sequence ATGAAAATAATAATTTTATCTGATACTCACATCAAAGCCGGAATGTCACTGATCGAGAAATTGCCGGATGACCTTGTAACGATTATGAGGAACAGTGACATTCTGATCCACGCCGGTGATTTTGAGACAATGGAATGCTACAATGAACTTGCAAGTCTGGGAAACCTTGTGGCGGTCCGTGGGGATACCGATGTACCCGAAATAATGGAACTACTGCCTGAAAGGAAGGTCATTGAGGTTGAAGGTTTAAAGGTAGGTGTTATCCATAGGGGACAGCTGACATCTGATAACCCGGATGGCCTGCGATATCTGGCAAAAGAGATGGGTGTGGACGTTCTGATCTTCGGGCATTTCCATCATCCGATCATCGAGGATTATGAGGTCCTTCTGCTATCCCCCGGCAGTCCAACTGTACCCGGTGTTGCTGAACCCAGTGCTATAGAACTCGAAATCGTTGAGGGCAAGGTAACTGGGAGGGTAATTAGGTGTGATGAGGATGTGTGCCGCTATTTTGAGTATGAGAAGAAATGA
- the pstA gene encoding phosphate ABC transporter permease PstA encodes MFFGAKTSEKLAFATLKLSMAIVLAFVSILVIYITVNGYSVLSLDFITQMPMKRMTEGGIYPAIMGSLMLIGLSMAFAIPLGILSAVYLNEYSTPGRTSWAIEMAINNLAGTPSVVFGLFGLALFVKYFGFGASLLSASLTLALLILPVIIRASKEALMTVPQEYREASLALGVTKWQTTTKVILPAAIPGMMTGIILSIGRVAGETAPILLTGAAYFLPRIPDSVFTQFMALPYHLFVLATSGTSITQTRPIQYGTALILLLIVVFMNSIAVMIRRHYRKKLNR; translated from the coding sequence ATGTTCTTTGGAGCAAAGACTTCCGAGAAGCTGGCATTTGCTACGCTGAAGCTTTCCATGGCGATTGTACTTGCCTTCGTATCGATCCTTGTGATCTACATTACCGTGAACGGATACAGCGTGCTCAGCCTTGACTTTATAACCCAGATGCCGATGAAAAGGATGACAGAAGGAGGGATCTATCCGGCAATTATGGGCAGCCTTATGCTTATCGGGCTATCAATGGCATTTGCCATCCCGCTTGGTATACTCTCAGCAGTCTACCTGAACGAATACTCAACACCTGGACGTACCTCCTGGGCCATCGAGATGGCCATCAATAACCTTGCAGGAACTCCATCAGTGGTATTCGGTCTTTTCGGACTGGCACTGTTCGTCAAGTACTTCGGATTTGGAGCATCCCTACTGTCAGCATCCCTTACACTGGCATTGCTTATCCTGCCAGTGATAATCCGTGCGAGCAAGGAAGCATTGATGACAGTCCCACAGGAATACAGGGAAGCATCCCTTGCGCTTGGTGTCACTAAATGGCAGACCACAACTAAGGTAATTCTCCCTGCAGCAATTCCCGGAATGATGACCGGTATTATTCTTAGTATCGGCAGGGTTGCAGGCGAGACAGCACCTATACTGCTTACCGGAGCAGCATACTTCTTACCAAGAATACCTGATTCGGTCTTCACCCAGTTCATGGCATTGCCATACCACCTCTTTGTACTGGCGACCTCAGGTACGAGCATCACACAGACAAGACCGATCCAGTACGGAACCGCACTGATACTGCTATTGATCGTTGTTTTCATGAACAGTATCGCGGTTATGATAAGAAGACATTACAGGAAAAAACTGAACAGGTAA
- a CDS encoding GNAT family N-acetyltransferase has product MTEIKGKNMKQKNWKIRKAVVDDAEDLKLCMDLAYSKYLERLKGERLPPMDIDYKEEITYFPVWVAESDKEIVGGLILMFEEDYTTIANIAVHPDFQGTGLGRELMEFAESKAKRKGYLEMRLATHVLLKENISFYLHLGWSEIGHDDTRVYMKKRINAS; this is encoded by the coding sequence ATGACTGAAATTAAAGGCAAGAATATGAAGCAAAAAAACTGGAAAATACGGAAAGCTGTTGTTGATGATGCAGAAGATCTCAAGCTTTGTATGGACCTGGCATATTCAAAGTATCTGGAGAGGCTCAAAGGAGAACGCTTGCCACCCATGGATATTGATTACAAAGAAGAAATAACCTATTTCCCGGTCTGGGTCGCAGAATCTGACAAAGAGATAGTCGGTGGTCTAATATTAATGTTCGAGGAAGATTATACCACAATAGCAAATATAGCAGTACACCCTGATTTCCAGGGAACTGGTCTGGGGCGTGAGTTAATGGAATTCGCTGAGTCTAAAGCTAAACGTAAAGGATATTTGGAAATGCGTTTAGCAACTCATGTATTATTGAAAGAGAATATTTCTTTTTATCTCCATTTGGGATGGTCAGAGATTGGACATGATGACACCCGTGTTTATATGAAAAAAAGAATCAACGCATCATGA
- the pstB gene encoding phosphate ABC transporter ATP-binding protein PstB, translated as MSKKEITTNINVKDLNLWYGEKHALKDISIDIPEKSVTALIGPSGCGKSTFLRCLNRMNDLVKSCRIEGDVLVDDENIYEKNIDVVDLRKKVGMVFQKPNPFPMSIYDNIAYGPKIHGCPKSEIEERVHGALEDAALMREVQERLGDQAFALSGGQQQRLCIARTLAVKPEIILFDEPCSALDPISTSKIEDLILELKKDYTIVIVTHNMQQAARISDYTAFFLLGELIEFGKTKNLFENPQVKSTEDYITGRFG; from the coding sequence ATGTCAAAAAAAGAAATTACTACAAATATCAATGTTAAAGACCTCAATCTCTGGTACGGTGAAAAACACGCACTTAAGGATATCTCAATTGACATACCGGAGAAGAGCGTTACTGCACTAATAGGCCCATCAGGTTGTGGAAAATCCACCTTTCTGAGATGCCTGAACCGCATGAACGACCTTGTGAAATCATGCAGAATAGAAGGAGATGTTCTTGTGGATGACGAGAATATCTATGAAAAGAATATTGATGTAGTTGACCTGAGGAAAAAGGTCGGAATGGTGTTCCAGAAGCCAAACCCATTCCCCATGTCCATCTATGATAACATCGCCTATGGTCCGAAGATACACGGTTGCCCAAAATCAGAGATTGAAGAAAGGGTTCACGGTGCATTGGAAGATGCAGCCCTTATGAGAGAGGTCCAGGAGAGGCTTGGAGATCAGGCATTCGCACTCAGTGGCGGACAGCAGCAGAGATTGTGTATCGCAAGGACACTCGCGGTCAAACCGGAAATTATCCTGTTCGACGAACCATGCAGTGCTCTTGACCCGATATCCACTTCCAAGATCGAGGACCTTATCCTTGAGCTAAAAAAGGACTATACCATTGTTATTGTTACACATAACATGCAGCAGGCAGCCCGTATTTCCGATTACACTGCGTTCTTCCTGCTAGGGGAACTTATCGAGTTCGGAAAGACGAAGAACTTATTTGAGAACCCACAGGTAAAAAGTACTGAGGATTATATTACAGGAAGATTCGGGTGA
- a CDS encoding dihydroorotase — protein MTDILIKNTKVFYNNFLQPGEILINNGKIERIAKDLSGSDPDLLIDAKGALTIPAGIDAHVHFREPGMTQKEDWHTGSCSAAAGGITTVVEHPNTIPPTVDKSSFKEKLKLAKRKSVIDFGINGGVTQNLESLSLLWELGVTSFGEIFMAESTGGLNICEEDFAEAMGIIKELDAVACIHAEDENLRLENEKLLKKDLSPSSHSRIRSNLCEGYAVEKALEVIAEKDTRSHFCHISTLEAIGQIRKERYVAASENRAHTVTCEVAPHHLFLSTRDWDRLGTFGKMNPPLRDRRNVKALMNAVNDGTVSSIASDHAPHTEFDKDLDIRSAPSGVPGVETLMPLMLMAVKKNILPIGRMIEVTSRNPAHIFGLDTRHSKGVFAEGYDADLIIVDTRNATTIKADKLHSKAGWSPFEGMDAIFPEITIARGEVIWEEDVLAEKGRGKFLEGQGYPEEEE, from the coding sequence ATGACTGATATCCTTATTAAGAACACAAAGGTCTTCTACAACAACTTTTTGCAGCCAGGCGAAATACTGATCAATAATGGAAAGATCGAGCGCATTGCAAAGGATCTCAGTGGGTCGGATCCAGATCTTCTTATCGATGCCAAAGGAGCGCTGACAATACCTGCCGGTATAGATGCTCATGTGCATTTCAGGGAGCCTGGCATGACACAGAAAGAAGACTGGCACACAGGTTCCTGCTCAGCAGCAGCAGGTGGTATTACTACTGTGGTCGAGCATCCAAACACTATTCCACCAACGGTGGACAAGTCATCTTTCAAGGAAAAGCTGAAGCTGGCAAAGCGCAAATCTGTAATCGATTTTGGAATCAATGGCGGTGTGACACAGAACCTTGAATCCCTTTCATTGCTCTGGGAGCTTGGTGTTACCTCATTTGGTGAGATCTTCATGGCAGAGTCCACAGGTGGGTTGAATATCTGTGAAGAGGATTTCGCAGAGGCAATGGGGATCATCAAGGAGCTTGATGCAGTGGCCTGTATCCATGCAGAGGATGAGAATCTGCGCCTGGAGAATGAAAAATTACTCAAGAAAGATCTTTCACCTTCATCACACTCACGTATTCGATCAAATCTCTGTGAAGGATATGCCGTGGAGAAAGCCCTCGAAGTTATTGCAGAGAAAGACACAAGGTCTCACTTCTGTCACATCAGTACCCTTGAGGCCATCGGTCAGATCCGCAAGGAAAGATATGTGGCAGCATCAGAGAACCGTGCACACACTGTAACCTGTGAGGTTGCTCCTCACCACCTGTTTTTGTCCACAAGGGACTGGGACAGGCTGGGTACCTTTGGAAAGATGAACCCGCCGCTTCGAGACCGCAGGAACGTTAAAGCACTTATGAATGCAGTCAATGACGGTACTGTGAGTTCCATAGCCTCTGACCATGCTCCGCACACGGAGTTCGACAAGGACCTTGACATCAGGAGTGCACCATCAGGAGTGCCGGGTGTGGAAACATTGATGCCGCTGATGTTGATGGCTGTCAAGAAGAACATTCTTCCTATTGGCAGGATGATCGAAGTGACAAGCAGGAACCCTGCACATATATTCGGTCTTGACACACGTCATTCAAAGGGAGTTTTTGCTGAAGGCTATGATGCAGACCTTATCATTGTGGACACACGCAATGCAACCACGATAAAGGCTGACAAACTCCACAGTAAGGCCGGATGGTCACCCTTTGAAGGCATGGATGCTATCTTCCCGGAGATAACGATAGCAAGGGGTGAAGTAATCTGGGAAGAGGATGTCCTTGCTGAGAAAGGTAGAGGTAAATTCCTTGAAGGGCAGGGTTATCCTGAAGAAGAGGAATGA
- the pstC gene encoding phosphate ABC transporter permease subunit PstC, translating into MLDRKRKEKAIESTLLMVSGVTVVALFLLCFFLFREGYLLFGDYSPISFITGSSWYPSSSPAKFGLLPLLTGSLIVTAGAIILSVPLGIAAAVYISELADPKVAQIIKPFVEILAGIPSVVYGFFGLVIVVPLLQDLLDLPTGQTALAGSIMLGMMALPTIISVSEDAINSVPTALKEGSLALGSTKWQTIYRVVLPAALSGISAAVMLGIGRAIGETMTVMMVTGNTAIIPGVPEGLFDPVRTMTATIALEMGEVPQGSDHFHALFAVGSVLFIITFIINLIADSVKKKYRLKEAV; encoded by the coding sequence ATGTTAGATAGAAAAAGGAAGGAAAAGGCCATCGAATCCACTCTCCTAATGGTAAGTGGAGTGACAGTTGTAGCCTTGTTCCTTCTTTGTTTTTTCCTTTTCAGAGAAGGATATCTTTTATTCGGTGATTATTCCCCTATTTCATTCATTACCGGAAGTTCATGGTATCCGTCATCCTCACCGGCAAAATTCGGATTATTGCCGTTACTGACAGGATCCCTGATCGTTACAGCCGGAGCTATTATCCTTTCAGTCCCGCTAGGAATTGCTGCAGCGGTCTATATTTCAGAACTTGCAGACCCTAAGGTAGCACAGATCATCAAGCCATTTGTAGAGATCCTTGCAGGCATACCTTCAGTTGTTTACGGTTTCTTCGGCCTTGTAATAGTGGTCCCATTACTACAGGACCTGCTCGATCTTCCTACGGGACAGACCGCACTGGCCGGTTCCATTATGCTTGGGATGATGGCACTTCCCACCATAATATCAGTATCAGAGGATGCTATCAATTCAGTCCCTACCGCACTTAAAGAAGGATCCCTTGCACTTGGAAGTACCAAATGGCAAACCATTTACAGGGTAGTACTGCCGGCAGCATTGTCAGGAATATCCGCAGCCGTCATGCTTGGTATCGGAAGAGCTATCGGGGAGACCATGACCGTCATGATGGTTACAGGAAATACCGCCATCATACCAGGAGTTCCGGAAGGGCTTTTCGATCCGGTAAGGACCATGACCGCAACCATTGCACTCGAGATGGGGGAAGTTCCACAGGGAAGTGACCATTTCCATGCACTGTTCGCAGTCGGTTCAGTACTTTTCATAATCACATTCATCATCAATCTCATCGCTGACAGCGTCAAGAAGAAATACAGACTTAAGGAGGCAGTATAA